Below is a window of Thermodesulfovibrio thiophilus DSM 17215 DNA.
TTTTTATAAAGATTGCTTCTTTCAATCCCTATTATTTCTGCTGTTTTTGTCATATTCCAGTTATTTTCCTTGAGCTTTTTTATAATAAAATCTCGTTCGAATGCATCTCTTGCATCTCTTAAACTGCTGAAAGAAAAATAAGTTTCTTCTTTTGCACTTTCTCGTATTATTCCCATATTTTTCATATCTGAAACTCCAATAATTTCAGAATCTGTCATAATCATCAATCGTTCCACTGCATTTCTCAATTCTCTAACATTTCCTGGCCAGGTATAACTTTGAAGTACTTTCATTGCATCATCGTTAATCTTTTTTCTTCTCCAGCCCTTTCCCCTGCTGAATTCATCTATAAAATAATTGACAAGTTCAGGAATATCATCCTTTCTTTCTCGTAAGGGAGGTATATGAATTGGAACGACATTAAGCCTGTAATAAAGATCTTCTCTAAAATTTCCTTTTTTTATTTCTTCCGTAAGATCTTTGTTAGTTGCTGAAATAATCCTTACATTCACTGTTATATCTCTTGTTCCACCAACCCTCTGAAATTTTTGAGTTTCAATTACTCTCAGAAGTTTTGCCTGAGTAAGTAAAGACATATCACCAATTTCATCAAGAAAAAGGGTGCCTTCATTGGCAAGTTCGAATTTTCCGATTTTTTTATCTATTGCACCTGTAAAAGCTCCTTTTTCATGCCCAAAAAGTTCAGACTCAATCAGTTCCTGAGGAATTGCTGCACAGTTTACTTCAATAAAAGGTGCATTTGCTCTCAGGCTTAATGAATGAATCATTCTTGCCACAAGTTCTTTGCCTGTTCCGCTTTCTCCAAGTATTAGAACTCTCGAATCTCCCTTTGCAACCATTTCAATCTGAGCTTTTATATTTTGCATTGTTAAAGAATTTCCTATAAGGTCATAGCTTTTTGTGATAGTTTTACGAAGATTTATATTTTCCTTTTCAAGGTTTTTAAATTGCAATGCTCTTTCTGTGGTAAGAATAATTCTTTCCATTGAAAGAGGCTTTTCAAGAAAATCAAATGCTCCAAACTTTACAGCCTGAACAGCAACTTCAATATTTGCATGTCCTGAAATCATAATTACAGGAATATCAGCGTTTTTCTCTTTTATTTTCTTTATTGCCTCAATTCCATTCATTCCAGGTAGCCATACATCAAGAAAAATAAGGTCTATATCTTCTCTTTCAAGAATATTTAAAGCAGTCTCTGCATCATTTGCTGTAAGCGTTCTGTATCCTTCATCTTCTAATATTCCAGCTACAGTCTCAAGAATTCCTAATTCATCATCGACAACCAAAATCTTACCTTTCAAGCAGGCACCTCTATTTTAAAAATTGTTCCACATGGTTTGTTATCCATAACTGATATATGCCCACCATGTTCTGTGATAATTTTTCTTGCAATTGTAAGCCCCAGACCTGTGCCATCTTTAGTTTTTGAAAAGTATGGTAAAAATAACTTTTCTTTTATCTCATCAGCAACTCCCGGTCCTGTATCAGCAACTTCTATAAAAAGACTACTATTTAGTTTAACAGATATTGTTATCTCTCCTTTAGCATTCATTGCCTTTATTGCATTATCAATTATATTTATCAGAACTCTTTTGAATTCCTGATAATCCAGTAAAACAGGTTTTATATCTCCATCAATTACAAGATTTATTTTCACATCTCTATAACCTCTGTAAAGCTCAATAACATCTTCGATTAAACTAACAGGATTTATCGGTTCTTTTTTTATCTCAGGAAGTTTGCCCAGTTTCTGAAATGCATTGATAAGATTTTTAAGTGATTCAACTTCTGAGATGATTGTTTTAGTGGATTTTTCAAACACTATATCAAAGTCTTTATCTTTGTTTTTCCATTTTTTAATGATTCTCTCTGTTGCAAGCTTAATTGGAGTCAGAGGATTTTTTATTTCATGGGCAAGTCTTCGTGCCACTTCTTCCCATGCAATTGCTTGCTGAGCTTTTACAATCTCAGTAATATCATCAAATACAACCAGAATGCCTGAAGCTTTATCTTTCTCGAATTCACGTAATGAAACAATTCTCGCCTTTATCATTTTGATTTGACCTTTGATTTTAATATTTAAATCTTTTGAAATCTCATAGATTTTTTCCTGCGAAAGCTTCGTAAGAAAGTCTTTTAACTCATCAGATTCAACAAAATTCAAAATTTTCGTATAGTGTCTACCTTCTAATTTATTAGCTGAAACTTGAAGTATCTCTTCGCCAGCTTTATTTATTTTAAAAATATTTCCATTGTATCCAATAAACATAATGCCAGAAGTAATATTGGAAAACATTCTTTCAAGCAAAATATTTCTCTCTGAAAGATCGATATAAGCCTGATTTAGTTTTTCTGTCATTTCATTAAATGAATTTACGAGTATTCCGATTTCATCAGTGCTTTGTGAGAGAATCTTTACCTTAAAATCACCACTTGCAACTCTATTAGTTGCCTGAACGAGCTCTTTTAAAGGATTAGTTATCTCTTGGGATATTTTTAATGATGCCCAGAGTGCTAAAAATATTATTATAAGGCTCAGAAAACTGAGAAAATAAAGATAGTTGGTCTTAACAGCTTTTCTTAAAGAACCTACTTTAAGATACTCTTCATAGTCTTCTTTAAGATCCTCAACTTTTGTGGTTATTTCAAGAGGGATAACAAATTTCGCCACATAAACACCATTTCTTGTAGGCAGTGCTGCTATAATTGTATCTCCATTTGGAGAAGAAATTATCTGTGATGACTTCTTACCTTGAAAAGCACTTACTATAACATCAGGCATTTGATTTGAAGGCGTTTCTATCTTTTCAATCGTGATGTCACGAGGAATATTTTTAAGCTTTCCTTTAGAGTAATCCTCGAGAATTTGAAGCAGTCTTTCCTTTTCAAAATCATAAAAAGCCTTAACTGTTGAAACAGCTTTGGATAATACTTGTCTATTTGATTTAGAAAAAATTTTCTCTATAGAGTTTTCCAGAACACCGCTGAATGCAACAAATAAAAGTGCAGATGGAATTAATACTAATCCTACAAAAACTGTTACAATTTTCATCCTGAATCTGTAACCAGGAACTCTTCTATGTCTTTCAAGATAGAGCTTGAAAATACTTCTTATAACAAAAAAAACAAGAGTTATAAGTGAAATGATATTGATTACAAAAAGTGAAACAATTATAAATCTTGTTGGAATTTCTTCAGGTGGTAACCTTAAAAGATATATTTCAAAGGCAAGTACAAGAAAAAGTAATGCTACAAGGAAAACCGGGAAAAAATATTTTTTAGCTTTCTCTTTCATGGTAATCTAAAGTTCCCTGACTTTTTTGTTATTTTTTTGTCATATGTTGGTATGAAAAATAAAAGATGTTCAAGAACTGCAGGAAGTTTTTTTATATTAGATTCAACAGTAATTTTTATGTAATATTTACCTCTTTCAAGGTTGCGGATGTCAACAATTTTTACAGGTTCAATTTTTAAAGCCCAATCCAGTGCTTCTTTCCAGCTTTTAAATCTTTTTTCAATTAACTTTTGTTCTTCTACGTTTTGTACAATAAATTCATCTTTTATAGGATCAGAAATCAAAATTCGCTGTATCTGGACACCACTAATAAACTCATCAGGAATAATTGACCATTTTCTATAAAGCTCTATTAATATGAATATATTCTTACTCAGGCCATTTTTAAACTCTTCAACAAACTCCTGGGAGGGAATAATACGAGCTTTAACAATTAGGGAATTACTATTTTTCTGGATTTCCATATCAATACTTTCAAGACTGTAGGCATAAGAGGGCCATAAAATTAAGGCTACTAATAAAATTAAAATACTAACTGAAAACTTTTTCATCAGTTTTATTATATTATTTTCCCTTTACTTTTTCTTAATTTTTGTGATAAAAACAAAATTAAAATCTTAAGGAGGAGGTTTACTGATGAAAAAAATTTTAATCATCACTGGAGCACTTTGTATTTTTCTAAGTGGTTGCGCAACAAAAGACTATGTAAAAGAAGAGATTGATCCAGTCAACAATAGACTTGATAAAATTGAAAAACAGCTTGAAAATATGAATAAAGAAATTTCAACTCTAAAACAAGATATTAAAACAGTTGATTCTAAGGTTGATTCTGTTAACTGGACAGCAAAAGAAGCTTTAAAAAAGTCAGAAGAAGCAGTAAGAGAATCTGAGACTGCTGCAATGAGAGCTCAAGATGCTGCTAGAAAAGCTCAAGCGGCTGCTGAGACTTCTAAGAAAGCCTTTGAGCTTCAGCAGAAAAAGTAGTTTGACATTTTAATTTTATAAATATTAAATTTTTTGATTGTGAAAAATCAGTTAATAAATTCTCTCTGGATAGGACTTTTAGCAGGTTGTTTTGGTGGTCTTGTAGGCCTTGGTGGTGGTGTTGTTATGATTCCGCTCATGGTTGGAGTGTTTAAAATTACTCAACATAGAGCTCATGGCACAAGCCTATTTGCTCTTGTATTCACTGGTATTACAGGAGCAGTTGCGTATGGGATGAAAGGCTCTGTTGATGTTATAGGATCTTTAATTCTCGCTGTAACAGCAATTTTTACTGCAAGGACAGGTGCAAGATTTGCACACAGTTTGCCAGAATGGAAACTTAAAAGGGCTTTTGGAGCATTTCTTATATTTGCATCATTAATACTTATTGCAAAACCATATCTTGCACACTTATATCATTTTGAAATTACAGGAATTCTTAAAGTTATTATTCTGCTTGCTATAGGAGTTTTTGCTGGTTTTCTTGCTGGAATGATGGGAGTTGGAGGAGGAAGTGTTATGGTCCCAGCACTTGTTTTAATATTGAACTACGGACAGCATATTGCACAGGGAACATCTCTTTTATGTATGGTTCCTGCAGGAATTGTTGGTGCTTACACTCATCTCAGACTTGGCAATGTCATTAAGGAACTACTCCCTGGATTAATTGCCGGGATAATCATTGGTACCTATGTTGGTTCTAACATCGCTCATGCACTTTCAGATGCCTATTTAAGAATAATATTTGCTTTAATTATAACCTTTACAGGAATAAAGTATTTGAAAACACCGAAGTCTGATAAATGATAAAAAAAACAATATGTCTGATTTTTTTTGTTTTATCCACTACTGTTTATGCTCAAGATGATGTCTTGAAAGTAACTTTCAGAGTAGGAAAACATCAAAATTTTTATAGATTTGTTTTTATATGTGAAAGACCTGAAATTATCCATTCAATTAATGTAAATCTGCTAAACAATGGTAAGATAAAACTTACTTTTCCAGAGTCTTTTGAAATTGAATTTGAAGGAAGACTTCTGTCTATGCAGGATAGAATAAAAGACCTAAAAACTGTTAGGCAGAATCTTAATACTTTTATTATTGAAACATCAAAAATTCAACAGATAAAAGTTTTAAAATATGAAGATCCTTTAAGACTGGTAATAGATGCTTATTTTGAAGAACAACCCGCAGAAGAAAAAGTTAAAATGGTATCCATATTAATTGATCCAGGACATGGTGGAAAAGACACAGGAATACAGTTCAAAGATAAGAATGAAAAGGATATAGTTTTATATATTGCAAAAGAACTAGCGTCAAAGCTAACGCAGAAAGGAATAATAACTGTTCTTACAAGAGCTTCTGATGAAGAAGTATCATTGAGAGAAAGAATAAAAATTGAAAATAGATTAAAACCTTTATTATTTTTAAGTATTCACTTATCAAGTGCAGAATCCTTTATTATTTATACTTCTCCAGCAAAGAAAAATATCTCAAAAGAAAAGTTATCAAAAATTTTACTAAATGAAAATAAGGCAATAAAAATTTTCATCAATAAACTAAAAGAATCTTTTCCCGAACCACTCTATCAAGAAAAACTACCAGCAACTGTCCTTAAAGAATCCTCTGTGCCTGCTTTAATGATAGAAATTCCTAAAAGGGCATTAATTTTTGATAAAGATTATTTAAATAAAATTACAGATGTATTTGTTCAGACAATTGAACAAAATTTAAAACAAAAAGCTAGATCAGACAAGGCTAACAATGAATAAAAAACTTATCCTAACTATTTCTATTATATTAATAACTATTACTATATCGATTATAGTTTACTTTTCATTTCAAAAGCCTGATAAACCACGTTTTATTGAACCAAATAAAGCCGAACAAACTACAGAAAGCTTTAAAATATATATACCTTCTTCAAATTCTTTAATAAGCAAAGAAATTTATTTTAAAGAAGATGAAGCTCAACTAAAAAACATTGAAAAAATTTTAGAATTTTTTTTAATAGAACTACCTGCACCATTTAAAGAATCAAAAGTTTTTGGATTATATAGAGACAAAGAAAATACAATTTATATAGATTTTTCAAAAAAATTTGCATCTCCTCAAAGCATGCGTGAAGAATATTTCATACTCAAATCCCTTTATAGGACATTAAAAGAGAATTTTGTATGGATAAATGATATAAAAATCCTTATCGATGGTAAAGAAGTTGAAACTTTGTCAGGTCATATTTCCCTACAATCATCTTTCAAAGAAATAATGGAGGAGGGTTAATGCAACAAAAGCCTATTGGTATTTTTGATTCTGGCGTTGGAGGATTAACTGTATTAAAGGAGATAGCCAAATTACTTCCAAATGAAGATTTAATCTATCTTGGAGATACAGCAAGAGTTCCTTATGGAATTAGATCAGCTGAAACTGTTGTAAAATACTCTATTGAATGTGCAGCCTTTCTCTTTAGAAAACAGATAAAAATGCTCGTTATAGCATGTAATACATCTTCTTCTTTAAGTCTTGAAGTTTTAAAAAAGAGATTACCGATTCCTGTTATTGGAGTTATTGAACCTGGTGTTAGAGCAGCATTAAAAACTACAAAAAATGAGAAAATTGGGATTATAGGAACTGAAGCAACAATTCAGAGTGAAGCTTATACCAAAAAAATAAAGTCATTAAATCCAAAAATAGTTGTTATTTCAAAAGCCTGTCCATTGTTTGTACCATTGGTTGAAGAAGGAATCCTAGAGGGTATAATTACTGATTTAGTCGTAGAAAGATATCTTAAGGATTTTAAAAATAGCGGAATTGACACTTTAATTCTTGGATGCACTCACTATCCATTGCTTAAAAGAGCTATTCAAAAATATATGGATGGAATTAAGCTTGTTGATTCTGCTGAAGAAATAGCTCAGGAAACAAAACTGATATTATCAAATAATGGATTGATTAATACAAAAT
It encodes the following:
- a CDS encoding GerMN domain-containing protein — translated: MNKKLILTISIILITITISIIVYFSFQKPDKPRFIEPNKAEQTTESFKIYIPSSNSLISKEIYFKEDEAQLKNIEKILEFFLIELPAPFKESKVFGLYRDKENTIYIDFSKKFASPQSMREEYFILKSLYRTLKENFVWINDIKILIDGKEVETLSGHISLQSSFKEIMEEG
- a CDS encoding sulfite exporter TauE/SafE family protein encodes the protein MKNQLINSLWIGLLAGCFGGLVGLGGGVVMIPLMVGVFKITQHRAHGTSLFALVFTGITGAVAYGMKGSVDVIGSLILAVTAIFTARTGARFAHSLPEWKLKRAFGAFLIFASLILIAKPYLAHLYHFEITGILKVIILLAIGVFAGFLAGMMGVGGGSVMVPALVLILNYGQHIAQGTSLLCMVPAGIVGAYTHLRLGNVIKELLPGLIAGIIIGTYVGSNIAHALSDAYLRIIFALIITFTGIKYLKTPKSDK
- a CDS encoding N-acetylmuramoyl-L-alanine amidase, with translation MIKKTICLIFFVLSTTVYAQDDVLKVTFRVGKHQNFYRFVFICERPEIIHSINVNLLNNGKIKLTFPESFEIEFEGRLLSMQDRIKDLKTVRQNLNTFIIETSKIQQIKVLKYEDPLRLVIDAYFEEQPAEEKVKMVSILIDPGHGGKDTGIQFKDKNEKDIVLYIAKELASKLTQKGIITVLTRASDEEVSLRERIKIENRLKPLLFLSIHLSSAESFIIYTSPAKKNISKEKLSKILLNENKAIKIFINKLKESFPEPLYQEKLPATVLKESSVPALMIEIPKRALIFDKDYLNKITDVFVQTIEQNLKQKARSDKANNE
- a CDS encoding DUF4390 domain-containing protein gives rise to the protein MKKFSVSILILLVALILWPSYAYSLESIDMEIQKNSNSLIVKARIIPSQEFVEEFKNGLSKNIFILIELYRKWSIIPDEFISGVQIQRILISDPIKDEFIVQNVEEQKLIEKRFKSWKEALDWALKIEPVKIVDIRNLERGKYYIKITVESNIKKLPAVLEHLLFFIPTYDKKITKKSGNFRLP
- a CDS encoding alanine-zipper protein, which encodes MKKILIITGALCIFLSGCATKDYVKEEIDPVNNRLDKIEKQLENMNKEISTLKQDIKTVDSKVDSVNWTAKEALKKSEEAVRESETAAMRAQDAARKAQAAAETSKKAFELQQKK
- a CDS encoding sensor histidine kinase, coding for MKEKAKKYFFPVFLVALLFLVLAFEIYLLRLPPEEIPTRFIIVSLFVINIISLITLVFFVIRSIFKLYLERHRRVPGYRFRMKIVTVFVGLVLIPSALLFVAFSGVLENSIEKIFSKSNRQVLSKAVSTVKAFYDFEKERLLQILEDYSKGKLKNIPRDITIEKIETPSNQMPDVIVSAFQGKKSSQIISSPNGDTIIAALPTRNGVYVAKFVIPLEITTKVEDLKEDYEEYLKVGSLRKAVKTNYLYFLSFLSLIIIFLALWASLKISQEITNPLKELVQATNRVASGDFKVKILSQSTDEIGILVNSFNEMTEKLNQAYIDLSERNILLERMFSNITSGIMFIGYNGNIFKINKAGEEILQVSANKLEGRHYTKILNFVESDELKDFLTKLSQEKIYEISKDLNIKIKGQIKMIKARIVSLREFEKDKASGILVVFDDITEIVKAQQAIAWEEVARRLAHEIKNPLTPIKLATERIIKKWKNKDKDFDIVFEKSTKTIISEVESLKNLINAFQKLGKLPEIKKEPINPVSLIEDVIELYRGYRDVKINLVIDGDIKPVLLDYQEFKRVLINIIDNAIKAMNAKGEITISVKLNSSLFIEVADTGPGVADEIKEKLFLPYFSKTKDGTGLGLTIARKIITEHGGHISVMDNKPCGTIFKIEVPA
- the murI gene encoding glutamate racemase, with the translated sequence MQQKPIGIFDSGVGGLTVLKEIAKLLPNEDLIYLGDTARVPYGIRSAETVVKYSIECAAFLFRKQIKMLVIACNTSSSLSLEVLKKRLPIPVIGVIEPGVRAALKTTKNEKIGIIGTEATIQSEAYTKKIKSLNPKIVVISKACPLFVPLVEEGILEGIITDLVVERYLKDFKNSGIDTLILGCTHYPLLKRAIQKYMDGIKLVDSAEEIAQETKLILSNNGLINTKSDSGSQIFYVTDAPDRFKKIGEIFLNHEIKNIFKILLEGEK
- a CDS encoding sigma-54-dependent transcriptional regulator, which codes for MKGKILVVDDELGILETVAGILEDEGYRTLTANDAETALNILEREDIDLIFLDVWLPGMNGIEAIKKIKEKNADIPVIMISGHANIEVAVQAVKFGAFDFLEKPLSMERIILTTERALQFKNLEKENINLRKTITKSYDLIGNSLTMQNIKAQIEMVAKGDSRVLILGESGTGKELVARMIHSLSLRANAPFIEVNCAAIPQELIESELFGHEKGAFTGAIDKKIGKFELANEGTLFLDEIGDMSLLTQAKLLRVIETQKFQRVGGTRDITVNVRIISATNKDLTEEIKKGNFREDLYYRLNVVPIHIPPLRERKDDIPELVNYFIDEFSRGKGWRRKKINDDAMKVLQSYTWPGNVRELRNAVERLMIMTDSEIIGVSDMKNMGIIRESAKEETYFSFSSLRDARDAFERDFIIKKLKENNWNMTKTAEIIGIERSNLYKKIKSLGINLPKEFSEN